Proteins from a genomic interval of Macrobrachium nipponense isolate FS-2020 chromosome 33, ASM1510439v2, whole genome shotgun sequence:
- the LOC135202768 gene encoding bmK-YA precursor-like, which produces MDSLSQSFGGFMDSLSKIFGGFMDSLSQIFGGFMDSLSQSFGGFMDSLSQIFGGLMDSLSESFGGFMDTLSQSFGGLMDSLSESFGGFMDSLPQSFGGFMDSLFESSGGFMDSLSESFGGFMDSLSESFGGFMDSLSQIFGGFMNSLSQSFGGFMDSLSQSFGGFMDSLSQSFGGFMDSLSESFGGFMDSLSESFGGFMDSLSQIFGGFMDSLSQSFGGFII; this is translated from the coding sequence ATGGATTCATTATCTCAAAGCTTTGGAGGATTCATGGATTCATTATCTAAAATCTTTGGAGGATTCATGGATTCATTATCTCAAATCTTTGGAGGATTCATGGATTCATTATCTCAAAGCTTTGGAGGATTCATGGATTCATTATCTCAAATCTTTGGAGGACTCATGGATTCATTATCTGAAAGCTTTGGAGGATTCATGGATACATTATCTCAAAGCTTTGGAGGACTCATGGATTCATTATCTGAAAGCTTCGGAGGATTTATGGATTCATTGCCTCAAAGCTTTGGAGGATTCATGGATTCATTATTTGAAAGCTCTGGAGGATTCATGGATTCATTATCTGAAAGCTTTGGAGGATTCATGGATTCATTATCTGAAAGTTTCGGAGGATTCATGGATTCATTATCTCAAATCTTTGGAGGATTCATGAATTCATTATCTCAAAGCTTTGGAGGATTCATGGATTCATTATCTCAAAGCTTTGGAGGATTCATGGATTCATTATCTCAAAGCTTTGGAGGATTCATGGATTCATTATCTGAAAGCTTTGGAGGATTCATGGATTCATTATCTGAAAGCTTTGGAGGATTCATGGATTCATTATCTCAAATCTTTGGAGGATTCATGGATTCATTATCTCAAAGCTTTGGAGGATTCATTATCTGA